A genomic segment from Modestobacter roseus encodes:
- a CDS encoding transglycosylase domain-containing protein, which translates to MPPHDETARVSSGPVRRPPAARATSGSGSSRGRSTSARGGTSASRSGASGRPASGRPSAGGAGGRPPGNRPPTARGGAGGGGGKKKRTGKQRRRRWLKIVAGLAVSMLVLLGVFVGVVYATTEVPSPESVQNAQTTVVYYSDGVTEMARLNDGENRTEVPLDQVSEPAQNAILAAENRDFYTDPGISFTGIARAAWNNLTGGSTQGGSTITQQYVKNAFLSSEQTFSRKFKELFLAVKLDNEYSKEEILENYLNTIYFGRSAYGIEAAANTYFGVPAAQLTAEQGAVLAVLVRNPGANDPETNPEGAQSRWGLVLDAMVEQGWLDPAARDAAVYPPVLPNTGSTAGIPAGPEGHIVRQVLGELRRSPFSYDDQQIYTGGLRITTTVDKAKQDAAVAAVNDVMAGEPGNLRQALVAIDPKTGGVLAYYGNAQASSDDPNVDTTDYAQAPKPPGSSFKPYTLATALMNGYSVDTRRDGSSPQEFDDRPGLPVVNSGNAQCANCTIKEAMTKSLNTTFYGLAYEVGPDLVAETARTIIGLPDVWDAENNDSTVSAELTGKPTLSSPQTGVTGGSIGIGEYEVRPIQQAAGFATLAADGVRHETHFIGTVTDSAGELRGIGSTTSEPAVPADVARDVTFALEDVASSSKLPLDGNRPVAAKTGTQGKDRTDNSDAWMVGYTPSISTAVWVGSKGTEAITNASGRIIYGSGLPGEIWQQFMDTVLDGTPEEPLPSKAVIKGDPDKSVPEPRPTPVETSQAPVPTSQAPAPTTSSAPSSTAPAPTSTPVQVTPTCGAAGLPPCGSPAPTGQPSQPSQPTQPVAPGQAGRPGVPGTDQ; encoded by the coding sequence GTGCCTCCCCACGACGAGACCGCCCGCGTCTCATCGGGTCCGGTCCGCCGTCCGCCGGCCGCCCGTGCCACCAGTGGCAGCGGCAGCAGCCGCGGCCGCAGCACCTCCGCCCGCGGCGGGACCAGCGCCTCGCGGTCCGGCGCGTCCGGCCGACCGGCGTCCGGGCGACCGTCCGCCGGTGGCGCCGGAGGCCGTCCCCCGGGCAACCGGCCTCCCACGGCCCGGGGCGGCGCCGGTGGCGGTGGCGGGAAGAAGAAGCGCACCGGCAAGCAGCGGCGCCGTCGCTGGCTGAAGATCGTCGCCGGCCTCGCCGTCAGCATGCTCGTGCTGCTCGGGGTCTTCGTCGGCGTCGTCTACGCCACCACCGAGGTGCCCTCGCCCGAGTCGGTGCAGAACGCGCAGACGACGGTCGTCTACTACTCCGACGGCGTCACGGAGATGGCCCGGCTCAACGACGGTGAGAACCGCACCGAGGTCCCCCTGGACCAGGTCTCCGAGCCGGCCCAGAACGCGATCCTCGCCGCGGAGAACCGGGACTTCTACACCGATCCGGGCATCTCCTTCACCGGCATCGCGCGCGCTGCCTGGAACAACCTGACCGGCGGTTCGACCCAGGGCGGCTCGACGATCACCCAGCAGTACGTGAAGAACGCCTTCCTGAGCTCCGAGCAGACCTTCAGCCGGAAGTTCAAGGAGCTCTTCCTCGCCGTCAAGCTCGACAACGAGTACTCCAAGGAAGAGATCCTGGAGAACTACCTCAACACCATCTACTTCGGCCGCAGCGCCTACGGCATCGAGGCGGCGGCGAACACCTACTTCGGCGTCCCGGCCGCGCAGTTGACCGCCGAGCAGGGCGCGGTGCTCGCCGTCCTGGTGCGCAACCCGGGCGCCAACGACCCGGAGACCAACCCGGAGGGGGCGCAGTCGCGCTGGGGGCTCGTGCTCGACGCGATGGTCGAGCAGGGCTGGCTGGACCCCGCCGCCCGGGACGCGGCGGTCTACCCGCCGGTGCTGCCGAACACCGGTAGCACCGCCGGCATCCCGGCCGGGCCGGAGGGGCACATCGTCCGGCAGGTCCTCGGCGAGTTGCGGAGGTCGCCGTTCAGCTACGACGACCAGCAGATCTACACCGGTGGCCTGCGGATCACCACGACGGTGGACAAGGCCAAGCAGGACGCCGCGGTCGCCGCTGTGAACGACGTGATGGCGGGCGAGCCGGGGAACCTCCGGCAGGCGCTGGTCGCCATCGACCCGAAGACCGGCGGGGTGCTGGCCTACTACGGCAACGCGCAGGCCAGCAGCGACGACCCGAACGTCGACACCACCGACTACGCCCAGGCGCCCAAGCCGCCGGGCTCGTCGTTCAAGCCGTACACGCTGGCCACCGCGCTGATGAACGGCTACAGCGTGGACACCCGCCGCGACGGCAGCTCGCCCCAGGAGTTCGACGACCGCCCCGGGCTGCCGGTGGTCAACTCGGGCAACGCCCAGTGCGCCAACTGCACGATCAAGGAGGCGATGACCAAGTCGCTGAACACCACCTTCTACGGCCTCGCCTACGAGGTGGGTCCGGACCTGGTCGCCGAGACGGCCCGGACGATCATCGGCCTCCCGGACGTCTGGGACGCGGAGAACAACGACTCCACCGTGTCGGCGGAACTGACCGGGAAGCCGACGCTGTCCAGCCCGCAGACCGGGGTGACCGGTGGCTCGATCGGCATCGGCGAGTACGAGGTGCGGCCGATCCAGCAGGCCGCCGGGTTCGCCACCCTGGCCGCCGACGGGGTGCGGCACGAGACGCACTTCATCGGCACGGTCACCGACAGCGCGGGGGAGCTGCGGGGCATCGGGTCCACCACCTCGGAACCGGCCGTCCCGGCCGACGTGGCCCGGGACGTGACCTTCGCGCTGGAGGACGTCGCCTCGTCGTCGAAGCTGCCTCTGGACGGCAACCGGCCGGTGGCGGCCAAGACCGGTACCCAGGGGAAGGACCGCACCGACAACTCCGACGCCTGGATGGTCGGCTACACCCCGTCGATCTCCACCGCGGTCTGGGTCGGGTCGAAGGGCACCGAGGCGATCACGAACGCCTCGGGCCGGATCATCTACGGCTCGGGGCTGCCCGGGGAGATCTGGCAGCAGTTCATGGACACCGTGCTCGACGGCACGCCGGAGGAGCCGCTCCCGTCCAAGGCCGTCATCAAGGGCGACCCGGACAAGAGCGTCCCCGAGCCGCGCCCGACCCCGGTGGAGACCTCCCAGGCCCCGGTGCCGACCAGCCAGGCGCCGGCGCCGACCACCAGCTCGGCACCGTCGTCCACCGCCCCGGCTCCCACCAGCACCCCGGTGCAGGTGACGCCGACGTGCGGGGCGGCCGGGCTCCCGCCCTGCGGCTCACCGGCGCCCACCGGTCAGCCGTCGCAGCCCTCGCAGCCGACCCAGCCGGTCGCGCCGGGTCAGGCGGGCCGGCCGGGTGTCCCGGGCACCGACCAGTGA
- a CDS encoding DUF5318 family protein codes for MPGRRSVVDYALQRRAVLAAVAAGRTGLFEVCDASPYLSRAAKYHGEATEAPCPICRRAHLSQVSWVYGEALGPVSGQAKTGRELARMDAAQEEFSVYTVEVCRGCGWNHLVTSFVLGAEPVPGRAPRRTRRRAATE; via the coding sequence GTGCCCGGACGACGGTCGGTGGTGGACTACGCACTCCAGCGCCGTGCCGTGCTCGCCGCGGTCGCCGCCGGCCGCACCGGGCTGTTCGAGGTCTGTGACGCGAGCCCCTACCTGTCCCGGGCGGCGAAGTACCACGGGGAGGCGACCGAGGCGCCCTGCCCGATCTGCCGCCGGGCGCACCTGAGCCAGGTGAGCTGGGTCTACGGCGAGGCGCTCGGCCCGGTCTCCGGCCAGGCCAAGACCGGGCGGGAGCTGGCCCGGATGGACGCCGCCCAGGAGGAGTTCTCCGTCTACACCGTCGAGGTCTGCCGCGGCTGCGGCTGGAACCACCTGGTCACCTCGTTCGTGCTCGGTGCCGAGCCGGTCCCCGGCCGGGCGCCCCGGCGCACCCGGCGCCGGGCCGCGACCGAGTAG